A stretch of Microtus pennsylvanicus isolate mMicPen1 chromosome 5, mMicPen1.hap1, whole genome shotgun sequence DNA encodes these proteins:
- the LOC142850865 gene encoding olfactory receptor 2AG1-like, producing the protein MEPWNFTLGGAFILVGILDDSGSPELLCAVITVMYTLALTSNGLLILVITVDRQLHVPMYLLLGQLSLIDFFLTSIVIPKAVMDFLLKDNTISFGGCALQMFLALTLGGAEDLLLAFMAYDRYAAICHPLNYMIYMRPSICWLGVATSWILGFLSALGYTIHTMQYPFCKSRKIRDLFCEIPPLLKLACADTSTYELMVYVMGVAFLIPPLATILASYALILFTVLNKPSNEGRKKALVTCSSHLTVVGLYYGALTVMFVLPSSYLTPKQENILSVFYTVVTPALNPLIYSLRNKEVTGALRRVLGKWLLPTESTF; encoded by the coding sequence ATGGAGCCTTGGAACTTCACCTTGGGAGGTGCCTTCATCTTGGTGGGGATTCTAGATGACAGTGGATCCCCTGAACTGCTCTGTGCCGTGATCACAGTCATGTACACATTGGCTCTGACCAGCAATGGACTGTTGATCCTGGTTATCACTGTGGATAGACAACTCCATGTGCCCATGTACCTTTTGCTTGGGCAGCTCTCTCTCATAGACTTCTTTCTTACATCAATTGTCATTCCCAAGGCTGTCATGGATTTTCTTCTCAAAGACAACACTATCTCCTTTGGGGGCTGTGCCCTTCAGATGTTCCTGGCACTCACACTGGGTGGTGCAGAAGACctccttctggccttcatggccTATGACAGGTATGCTGCCATTTGTCATCCTCTGAACTATATGATCTACATGAGACCAAGCATCTGCTGGCTTGGAGTAGCTACATCATGGATCCTGGGATTCCTGAGTGCTCTAGGGTACACCATACACACCATGCAGTATCCCTTCTGCAAATCTCGGAAGATCAGAGACCTATTTTGTGAGATCCCTCCATTACTGAAGCTGGCCTGTGCAGACACCTCTACATATGAGCTTATGGTTTATGTGATGGGTGTGGCCTTCCTAATTCCTCCTCTTGCTACCATCCTGGCTTCCTATGCATTAATTCTTTTCACAGTGCTCAACAAGCCttcaaatgaaggaaggaagaaagccctTGTCACCTGCTCTTCCCACTTGACTGTAGTTGGATTGTACTATGGGGCTCTCACAGTCAtgtttgtcctgcccagttcctaccTCACTCCCAAACAAGAAAACATCCTCTCTGTTTTCTACACTGTTGTTACCCCAGCTTTGAACCCCCTAATCTACAGTTTGAGGAATAAGGAGGTCACTGGGGCCTTGAGGAGAGTCCTGGGAAAGTGGTTGCTGCCCACAGAGTCTACATTTTAG
- the LOC142850864 gene encoding olfactory receptor 2AG1-like: MELWNSTMVSGFILVGILDDSGSPELLCATFTTLYMLAMASNGLLLLVISMDARLHVPMYLLLWQLSLMDLLLTSVITPKAVVDFLLKDNTISFGGCALQMFLELTLGGAEDLLLAFMAYDRYVAICHPLNYMIFMKPRICWLGVAISWTLASLSAVGYTVYTMQYPFCKSRKIRHLFCEIPPLLKLACADTSKYELMVYVMGATFLLLPLAAILASYTLILFTVLYMPSREGRKKALVTCSSHLTVVGMWYGGASFMYVLPSSLHTPKQDNIFSVFYTIVTPALNPLIYSLRNKEVTGALRRVLGGRLLPEHSTF, from the coding sequence ATGGAGCTCTGGAATTCCACCATGGTAAGTGGTTTCATCTTGGTGGGGATTCTGGATGACAGTGGCTCTCCTGAACTGCTCTGTGCCACATTCACAACCCTGTATATGTTGGCTATGGCCAGCAATGGACTCCTACTCCTGGTCATCAGCATGGATGCTCGGCTCCACGTGCCCATGTACCTTCTGCTCTGGCAGCTCTCTCTCATGGACCTCCTCCTCACATCAGTTATCACTCCCAAGGCTGTTGTAGATTTTCTGCTTAAAGACAACACCATCTCTTTTGGGGGATGTGCCCTTCAGATGTTCTTGGAACTGACGCTAGGTGGTGCAGAggaccttcttctggcctttatggCTTATGACAGGTATGTGGCCATTTGTCATCCTCTGAACTATATGATTTTCATGAAACCTAGAATTTGCTGGCTTGGGGTAGCCATATCATGGACCCTGGCATCTCTGAGTGCAGTAGGATATACTGTCTACACCATGCAATATCCTTTCTGCAAATCTAGGAAGATCAGACACCTATTCTGTGAGATCCCTCCCCTACTGAAGCTGGCCTGTGCAGACACCTCCAAATATGAGCTCATGGTTTATGTAATGGGTGCTACCTTCCTACTTCTCCCTCTTGCTGCTATTCTTGCTTCTTATACACTAATTCTTTTCACTGTACTTTACATGCCTTCACGAGAGGGCAGGAAGAAAGCCCTTGTCACCTGCTCCTCACACCTTACTGTGGTTGGGATGTGGTATGGGGGAGCTTCATTCAtgtatgtcctgcccagttccctccACACTCCCAAACAAGACAATATCTTCTCTGTTTTCTATACAATTGTCACCCCAGCTCTGAACCCACTCATCTACAGCCTGAGAAATAAGGAGGTCACTGGGGCTTTGAGGAGAGTCCTGGGAGGACGGCTTTTGCCAGAACACTCTACATTCTAA